The DNA sequence TAACTCTAATACCAAAGGAAACATTCTTACAATATTCATTAACAAGATCCTTAaaataaggggaaaaaaaaacattacactTAATATTCAAggaaatatttttacaatatttattaataaaaaaatactatcctCACTcctttatataagaaataaatttgggAATTTTTGTATTGCTGCAATATTATTcactaattgattttttttaaaataagaaaaaaattattaatactggatcaattgattttttcataaaaaaagaaaaaaaaatactcaaatctTTCCTCgagaaaatacaatagcatgAAAATACTACGTGATTGATAATGATATCTTGCATAATGAATAtgtacacaaaaaataaattaagatgacAGGACTAAAATTTTTCTCGATAAATATCTCGTGCATAAACAAGAAAAGATGATAATTGCAAGATTGAATTTTCAAGTAACATTTCTAACAAAAccacaaaaattaatatttattaataaaaaaaaagatgatggtcTAACACTCCAAAATAATTAGCAAGaaacttttatttgattttattaattactcTCCCTTCTCAAAGAAAATGCTAAAGCAAAGACAAATCCCTACACCTTTGATCGAAGTAGCAAATATGCATGCATTTACATTGCAAGTTGACCCATAACTAAATAATAAGTTTATCTATGACTAGGGTTGCAATATAGCTAAGCGACCCCATTTGGATGTTAAGATTAGAAAtttcaaagttaaaataaaCAGTTGTAGCAGCCAAGGCTGTCTCACAGGAAACAGGACCATTACCAGCATCTCTGGCATAATGCTTAGCAGTTTTAGGATCGTCTTTCAACTTGCTTAGAGCACTCTTATACGCTGTAATCACACTTTCATAGTCAGAGTTTGCACATTGTGCAATGGCTGGAACATTTTCTGACTTCATCAATGTCCTAAGAAACTTCTGTCCTTCTATTGCCTTGTATAAGGACAACTGCAAGATGGCCTCTGCAAGTTCAAAAAAGTTATTTGCATGCATAATTCTAGGATAAGCTGTCAGGATGTCCGTGCATTCATTTTGGTTTACTGAGGCCTTGCAAATTTGGGAAATTAGGTCAGAACCATTAGCATTTGTCAGCGAAGGAGAATTGGTAATGAGGATCAAGCAAAAGGAGAGAAATAGCGTTAAAGAATTCATTTTGTGGTTGCAATGGGATGGGTGGGAGTAAATCAATTCTTTGAGGTGATGAATTCTTTATAGTGTTGCTCACattgcataattaattcaattatattatattttcagtTTCAAATTTGTACAGACCAAAACGGAAGGAtatatactgataaaaaaaaatggaaggatATCCCATCCCCATTATAACTAAATAAGTATGtaaaattctttataaaaatattgatactgaatatcaaatcaaatattataagTAATTAACATATCTCAGAAGTCTTTGATATAATCTTTGAAATTAATAAGGAAATATTATACCTACAATTCCTACAATCATTTACATGAGAAATAAatgaaacagttttttttttagaaaaaaaaattatttaagagatAAGGACAATATAGTCAAAGCATTTATTActccaaaatataaatatttttttttatatttagactaacaatattttataattaatagtgAGAAATTAATTCTTTGTGAAACGTAAAAATCATGAACGTGGGtattactttaaataaaaataacgcaAGAAGCATaataagttattaatttaatatttttatctttattaaatcatttataaaaaataattatataaattaaaaatataatagttataatagttttttaaaacatttatataatataggaAAATGTTAATCCATCTTAGCTGGTGTCCATTAacatgtaatataaaaaaatttggattaaaacatc is a window from the Glycine max cultivar Williams 82 chromosome 2, Glycine_max_v4.0, whole genome shotgun sequence genome containing:
- the LOC106796777 gene encoding uncharacterized protein encodes the protein MNSLTLFLSFCLILITNSPSLTNANGSDLISQICKASVNQNECTDILTAYPRIMHANNFFELAEAILQLSLYKAIEGQKFLRTLMKSENVPAIAQCANSDYESVITAYKSALSKLKDDPKTAKHYARDAGNGPVSCETALAATTVYFNFEISNLNIQMGSLSYIATLVIDKLII